The DNA region TAAAGAAAGTCAAAAATCAGTACGGATCTTCTTTCAAATTTCGATAAAGGCAGCAAGTAAACATCATCCCCacaagctgaaagaaaaaagacacaaggaaCTTGTTAGTTCCATGTTGCACACAGAAACAACTAATTACAAATTATTCACATTTCAGCTGCTGGCATTTTGAACTACATTAAACAAGATGTTCATAGTAACCTGCATTTTGTTCAGTGGTTAGTGCTTTACCTGTAGAAATGCAATTCCAATGCCCACTGCACCGAGGATATACAACTGACTCAGGATGAAGTCCTCTAATTTCATAATGCAGCCTCCCTGAGAGCAGGAGATAgggggggaaattataatgTTACTATAATCTATATCATTTATCCACAGCCAAATGGAAAGCTCTACCTACCTCCACCTTGTAGATGTTGGAGGGATGGTCCCTGCGGCCGCAGAGGTCACTGGGAGTTTTACAGCAGCTATCAGGAACGAGACGCTCATTCTCTGCTGCCTGGATCCACACACAGTCTCTCCAGTCTGAGGAGTTGTGACTGCCACAACACTTAAACTGAGAGGGAGCGAGTGAGGGaggaacaaaaaacatctaTCTGATCAAACTGACACTTGACATTGAGTTTTTCTCAGTAATTGAAGTGGAATTACTTTTTGTCAGTCTGCCAGTTTCATCTGTGATTTAAACACTATTGAGTATCACTTCCACACCTCCTGCTGAAGTTTGTCGACAGCCTGTGTGATGCTCTCCTCCCCCGGCTGCTGGTATTTCTGCTGCATGGTTACCTTCAGGTTCTGTCTGAGCCCCTCATCCAGCTGTGAGACAGGAGAAGCGCTTCAGCGATTGctcaggaaaaagaaatgtgtcaccTGCAAATCTCCTCCCATCAATAAAAATAGCCCCCTGGTTAAGTTTCTTAACTCCCCTGTAACATTCCTCTGTACCTGTGCAATGCTGACACATAACTCAAAACATATGAGCATAGCTTCTCTGACCCCACTCCCTGTTCCACATGAGCATTCCTCaaataaatttgaaaataaaaatagttttgttGCTTGACTGACAAATTgcaaaaagtgaaacaaaccaTCTTATATCAACCTGTCAGATAAACAGGTTGATATAAAATGGAAACAGGTGGCAGCAGATTACCTGATAGCAGAAAGGGAAACACTGGAGCAAGAAAaagggggggagaaagagaggtgtgAGAAGGAtggaaaaacagcacaaaagaaGAACATGCACAGAGAGACACGCAGAGAGGATTTCACAACAGAGTGCAGCAACTGAGGAATTTCATGAGTggtttttaaatttaaatagaAATGATGGAGGACAAGGAATGGAGTCAAGGGATAGTGGAGTGACGA from Enoplosus armatus isolate fEnoArm2 chromosome 6, fEnoArm2.hap1, whole genome shotgun sequence includes:
- the cd151 gene encoding CD151 antigen, whose amino-acid sequence is MEAQGEKTHTCGTICLKYLLFLFNILFWLAGGAVLAVGVWTLVEKSDYISLLNSSFYSASAYILIAAGVIVIVTGIIGCCATLKEMKSLLIVYLSLLLCIFLLEIIAGLLAYITYQELDEGLRQNLKVTMQQKYQQPGEESITQAVDKLQQEFKCCGSHNSSDWRDCVWIQAAENERLVPDSCCKTPSDLCGRRDHPSNIYKVEGGCIMKLEDFILSQLYILGAVGIGIAFLQLVGMMFTCCLYRNLKEDPY